The following coding sequences lie in one Myxococcota bacterium genomic window:
- a CDS encoding phosphoenolpyruvate carboxylase: MTAAGTQESLDADLAQLGEALDGAIRELSGEATLARVRELRAAAAVLRTRGAAPGERARFAARIAALDDSALAEVARAVTHGLHLMNAAEEVQRVRQLRRYDRAHPARRSLADALRELAGAGQGPAEVRDALARLFVMPVLTAHPTEARRRTARDHVSEVGRLLDALGHPGGARVAESLRAQLADQVAILTRTEESRATKPAPRDELEAGLDVFARTLFDATPALYRELEDVLEGLFPDADWLRLGEGGAGDWPVPSFLRWGSWIGGDRDGNPFVTAHVTRTALERQRALALERHLADVRMLGRELSMSSRRAPRPEGIAELADSLERDRARFPEIAARVSRFTVYEPWREKLWYMGARLRATLERAESSYVDAAGYQRDLFQLERSLVAAGYGRMARGRLRDCRRRADVFGFHLASLDLRQHSGVHERVTAELLAATGLVRARGYGDMDEARRCRVLGELLARPESLAPPARGALSAETQDLLATLDMVGRARREQGPRACERYIVSFTSTLSDLLEVLFLERAAGLAPGELRPVPLLEQLEDLSNARPLAEQMLASPHVSAAIGRELEVMIGYSDSCKQVGYVTSQVALRRAQHALADVAEHADLRLTIFHGRGGAIGRGGGPAHDTIRAQPERALRGRLRVTEQGETINTRYSTLEVAQRDLEQSVSAVLLSGLAERTPVPRAELAARDSVFDEAAKIALRTYEALVADPDRLARYVQAATPIIEVTALPIGSRPSSRRPGLSLGDLRAIPWVFSWNQSRHGVPGWFGLGSALQSLGRELGVERLRDLYRASPFFRALVDNAQLALARADIDVAECYAALADDDARKIFPLIRAEWERTVTSVLAVAGQPEILGDRPHILATVKRRNAALDVLSHAQIELLRRLARAEGGVEREALLSSLFTTINGIAAGLQTAG, encoded by the coding sequence GTGACGGCGGCCGGAACCCAGGAGTCACTCGACGCCGATCTCGCGCAGCTCGGCGAGGCGCTGGACGGCGCGATCCGCGAGCTCTCGGGCGAGGCCACGCTGGCACGGGTGCGGGAGCTGCGCGCGGCCGCGGCGGTGCTGCGCACGCGCGGCGCCGCCCCGGGCGAGCGCGCGCGCTTTGCCGCCCGGATCGCGGCGCTCGACGACAGCGCGCTGGCCGAGGTCGCGCGCGCGGTGACTCATGGGCTGCACCTGATGAACGCAGCCGAAGAGGTGCAGCGCGTCCGCCAGCTCCGGCGCTACGACCGCGCGCATCCGGCGCGCCGATCGCTGGCCGACGCGCTGCGCGAGCTGGCCGGGGCGGGGCAGGGGCCCGCCGAGGTGCGGGACGCGCTCGCGCGCCTGTTCGTGATGCCCGTGCTCACCGCGCACCCGACCGAAGCGCGCCGGCGCACGGCGCGCGACCACGTGTCCGAGGTGGGGCGGCTCCTGGACGCGCTGGGTCACCCGGGCGGCGCGCGCGTGGCCGAGTCACTGCGTGCGCAGCTCGCCGACCAGGTCGCGATCCTGACCCGCACCGAGGAGTCGCGCGCCACCAAGCCCGCGCCGCGCGACGAGCTCGAGGCCGGCCTCGACGTGTTCGCGCGCACGCTCTTCGATGCCACCCCAGCGCTCTACCGCGAGCTCGAGGACGTGCTGGAGGGACTGTTTCCCGACGCGGACTGGCTGCGGCTGGGCGAGGGCGGCGCGGGTGACTGGCCGGTGCCGTCCTTCCTGCGCTGGGGCAGCTGGATCGGCGGTGACCGCGACGGGAACCCCTTCGTGACCGCGCACGTGACGCGCACGGCGCTCGAGCGCCAGCGCGCGCTCGCGCTCGAGCGGCACCTGGCCGACGTGCGCATGCTGGGTCGCGAGCTGTCGATGTCGTCGCGGCGCGCGCCGCGGCCCGAGGGCATCGCGGAGCTCGCCGACTCACTCGAGCGCGACCGCGCGCGCTTCCCCGAGATCGCGGCGCGCGTGTCGCGCTTCACCGTGTACGAGCCGTGGCGCGAGAAGCTCTGGTACATGGGCGCGCGCCTGCGGGCGACGCTCGAGCGCGCGGAGTCGAGCTACGTCGATGCGGCCGGCTACCAGCGCGACCTGTTCCAGCTGGAGCGCAGCCTGGTCGCGGCCGGCTACGGGCGCATGGCGCGCGGCCGGCTGCGCGACTGCCGCCGGCGCGCCGACGTGTTCGGCTTCCACCTGGCGAGCCTCGACCTGCGCCAGCACTCCGGCGTGCACGAGCGGGTCACCGCCGAGCTGCTCGCGGCCACGGGCCTGGTCCGCGCGCGCGGCTACGGCGACATGGACGAGGCGCGGCGTTGCCGCGTGCTGGGCGAGCTGCTCGCCCGGCCCGAGTCACTCGCGCCGCCTGCGCGCGGGGCGCTTTCGGCTGAGACCCAGGACCTGCTCGCCACGCTCGACATGGTGGGCCGCGCGCGGCGCGAGCAGGGCCCGCGCGCCTGCGAGCGCTACATCGTGAGCTTCACGAGCACGCTCTCCGACCTGCTCGAGGTGCTGTTCCTCGAGCGCGCGGCGGGGCTCGCGCCCGGCGAGCTGCGGCCCGTGCCGCTGCTCGAGCAGCTCGAGGACCTCTCGAACGCGCGGCCGCTCGCCGAGCAGATGCTGGCCTCGCCGCACGTCTCTGCCGCGATCGGGCGCGAGCTCGAGGTGATGATCGGCTACTCCGACTCGTGCAAGCAGGTCGGCTACGTCACGAGTCAGGTCGCGCTGCGCCGCGCGCAGCACGCGCTGGCCGACGTGGCCGAGCACGCCGACCTGCGGCTCACGATCTTCCACGGCCGTGGCGGCGCGATCGGCCGCGGCGGCGGCCCGGCGCACGACACGATCCGCGCGCAGCCCGAGCGCGCGCTGCGCGGGCGGCTGCGAGTCACCGAGCAGGGCGAGACCATCAACACGCGCTACTCCACGCTCGAGGTCGCGCAGCGCGACCTCGAGCAGTCGGTGTCGGCGGTGCTCTTGTCCGGCCTGGCCGAGCGCACGCCCGTGCCGCGCGCCGAGCTGGCGGCGCGCGACTCGGTGTTCGACGAGGCGGCGAAGATCGCGCTCCGCACCTACGAGGCGCTGGTCGCCGACCCGGACCGGCTCGCGCGCTACGTGCAGGCGGCCACGCCGATCATCGAAGTCACCGCGCTGCCGATCGGCTCGCGCCCGAGCTCCCGCCGGCCGGGTCTGTCGCTCGGCGACCTGCGTGCGATCCCGTGGGTGTTCTCGTGGAACCAGAGCCGGCACGGCGTGCCCGGCTGGTTCGGGCTGGGCTCGGCGCTCCAGTCACTGGGGCGCGAGCTCGGGGTCGAGCGGCTCCGTGACCTGTACCGCGCGTCGCCGTTCTTCCGCGCGCTGGTCGACAACGCGCAGCTCGCACTCGCGCGCGCCGACATCGACGTGGCGGAGTGCTACGCCGCGCTCGCCGACGACGACGCGCGCAAGATCTTCCCGCTGATCCGCGCCGAATGGGAGCGCACGGTCACCTCGGTGCTGGCGGTCGCGGGCCAGCCCGAGATACTGGGCGACCGCCCGCACATTCTCGCGACCGTGAAGCGCCGCAACGCGGCGCTCGACGTGCTGTCACACGCGCAGATCGAGCTCTTGCGCCGGCTGGCGCGGGCGGAGGGCGGCGTGGAGCGCGAGGCGCTGCTGAGCAGCTTGTTCACGACCATCAACGGCATCGCCGCGGGGCTGCAGACCGCCGGCTAG
- a CDS encoding hydroxylaminobenzene mutase, with translation MSEALQGLLAFSGVLLFLLGLLSGFAIPLLRSPRIGLSAHVAAIQSGLALVAVAWVGSRLTLPEAWAAAIAHTLWVSLYVLWVGLLFAGAYGTGRTLPIAGAGLRAKPWQETTALVLIGAASVGSAAAIAALLWHWSWRAAA, from the coding sequence ATGAGCGAGGCACTGCAAGGGCTCCTGGCTTTCAGCGGCGTGCTGCTGTTCCTGCTCGGGCTGTTGTCCGGGTTCGCGATTCCGCTCCTGCGCAGCCCGCGGATCGGGCTCTCGGCGCACGTGGCGGCGATCCAGAGCGGGCTCGCGCTCGTGGCGGTAGCCTGGGTCGGGTCGCGACTCACCCTGCCCGAGGCCTGGGCCGCGGCGATCGCGCACACGCTCTGGGTCTCGCTCTACGTGCTGTGGGTGGGCCTGCTGTTCGCGGGCGCGTACGGCACCGGGCGCACGCTGCCGATCGCCGGCGCGGGGCTGCGCGCGAAGCCCTGGCAGGAGACCACGGCACTGGTGCTGATCGGCGCTGCGTCCGTCGGCTCGGCGGCGGCGATCGCCGCGCTGCTCTGGCACTGGAGCTGGCGCGCTGCGGCCTAG
- a CDS encoding helix-turn-helix domain-containing protein, with translation MSKTQAERSEATIGALERAARKLFAARGFEATSIDDIAARAGVAKGAFYHHFDSKREIFTRVLDRIQGELAALPPPPLRRGAGPLELVAEAVLRYLLAASEPDVKRILLVDGPAVVGWAKWREIDAKYFGAATRMVLAQVLGPEASERDVDALAHLVLGAVMEGALLCAAADDPTQTARDVTAALRRLLSGLTS, from the coding sequence ATGTCAAAGACCCAGGCGGAGCGCAGCGAGGCCACGATCGGGGCGCTCGAGCGCGCGGCGCGCAAGCTGTTCGCCGCGCGCGGCTTCGAGGCCACCTCGATCGACGACATCGCGGCGCGCGCGGGCGTGGCGAAGGGCGCGTTCTACCACCACTTCGACTCGAAGCGCGAGATCTTCACGCGCGTGCTCGACCGCATTCAGGGCGAGCTCGCGGCGCTGCCCCCACCGCCCCTGCGCCGAGGCGCGGGGCCGCTCGAGCTCGTGGCCGAGGCGGTGCTCCGCTATCTCCTGGCGGCGAGCGAGCCCGACGTGAAGCGGATCCTGTTGGTCGACGGCCCGGCGGTGGTCGGTTGGGCGAAGTGGCGCGAGATCGACGCGAAATACTTCGGCGCAGCCACGCGCATGGTGCTCGCGCAGGTGCTGGGCCCCGAGGCGAGCGAGCGCGACGTCGACGCGCTCGCGCACCTGGTGCTGGGCGCAGTCATGGAAGGGGCGCTCCTGTGCGCCGCGGCCGACGACCCGACTCAGACTGCGCGCGACGTGACTGCAGCGCTGCGGCGCCTGCTCTCCGGTCTCACGAGCTGA